The following are encoded together in the Ezakiella massiliensis genome:
- the rlmB gene encoding 23S rRNA (guanosine(2251)-2'-O)-methyltransferase RlmB, with the protein MEIIGIRAVSEALKADGKKIRLIVQDKKAPKLREILDMAYDQGIEVREDRNYFYKFKSSHQGVCLEVPEYEYMDLDEFLSRPKEDRKAIVALDGVEDVGNFGSIIRSASVFGISAIIITKDRSAHITPAVIKTAQGGLEDLPIIMVVNLSRALRDLKDAGYFILGTDMEGDDVGEVFDSDVVMVIGSEHSGMRPGVKKECDKILTIPMDKKSSVGSLNAAVAASIVFYEYHKKQI; encoded by the coding sequence GTGGAGATAATTGGAATTAGAGCTGTTAGCGAAGCCTTGAAAGCAGACGGTAAAAAAATTCGCTTAATAGTTCAAGATAAAAAAGCCCCAAAGCTAAGGGAAATTTTGGATATGGCTTACGATCAAGGTATAGAAGTAAGAGAAGACAGGAATTATTTTTATAAATTCAAGTCCTCCCACCAAGGCGTTTGCCTGGAAGTACCCGAATATGAGTACATGGATTTGGACGAATTTTTATCAAGGCCAAAAGAAGACAGAAAGGCTATAGTTGCCCTGGATGGAGTTGAAGACGTGGGCAACTTTGGATCTATAATTAGATCTGCATCGGTCTTTGGCATAAGCGCAATTATTATTACCAAGGACAGGTCGGCCCACATTACACCGGCCGTTATTAAGACTGCCCAAGGGGGACTTGAGGACCTGCCTATTATAATGGTAGTTAATCTATCCCGTGCCCTTAGAGATTTAAAGGACGCAGGTTATTTTATCCTGGGGACTGATATGGAGGGGGACGACGTCGGCGAGGTCTTTGATTCGGACGTGGTCATGGTAATTGGCAGCGAGCACTCGGGCATGAGGCCGGGCGTAAAAAAGGAATGCGACAAAATCTTAACCATACCCATGGATAAAAAATCGAGTGTTGGATCCTTAAACGCTGCAGTTGCCGCCTCAATAGTTTTTTACGAATACCACAAAAAACAAATCTAA
- the cysS gene encoding cysteine--tRNA ligase, whose amino-acid sequence MKIFNSYSGKKEDFKPIKEGQVTMYVCGPTVYNDMHLGNVRPQVAFDVLRRYFIFKGYDVTYVSNFTDVDDKIINKANEEGVDIKTISDRYIKSVERDYTDLGLYEYPIEHPTCTDHMDDIIDFIQGLIDKGFAYEANGSVYFRVRKLKDYGRLSNRNIEDLEIGARIEENTEKEDPLDFTLWKEKKEGEPYWDSPWSQGRPGWHIECSTMIRSRFGSTIDIHAGGEDLKFPHHENEIAQSEALNDAPLAHYWMHNGMINIDDVKMSKSLGNFFYAHEFIEKEGAELLRFFILNAQYRKPLNYSKEAIDSVRAMISRLRNAKDRLKGLIEKASEGPENKDLRASVDQIKNDLRTHMDDDLNTPDAVTDWLSLAKLINTSLDESSSLEDLKYLKSAFDDFVLIFGVIEDEETTIDADIDALIQEREEARKNKDYARADEIRDQLKAEGIVLKDTKDGVKWQRL is encoded by the coding sequence ATGAAAATTTTCAACTCTTATAGTGGAAAAAAAGAAGATTTTAAACCCATAAAAGAAGGCCAAGTGACCATGTATGTTTGCGGGCCAACCGTCTACAATGACATGCACTTGGGCAATGTCAGACCCCAAGTTGCCTTTGATGTTTTGAGAAGGTATTTTATCTTCAAGGGCTACGATGTAACTTATGTTTCCAATTTTACTGACGTGGATGACAAGATTATAAATAAGGCCAACGAAGAAGGCGTTGATATCAAGACTATTTCCGACCGCTATATCAAATCGGTCGAACGCGATTACACGGACTTAGGGCTTTACGAATATCCAATCGAGCACCCAACTTGCACGGACCACATGGACGATATTATTGATTTTATCCAAGGGCTCATTGACAAGGGCTTTGCTTATGAAGCCAACGGGTCGGTTTATTTTCGTGTCCGCAAGTTAAAAGACTACGGCCGCTTGTCCAACCGCAATATCGAAGACCTGGAAATCGGCGCCCGCATTGAGGAGAACACCGAGAAGGAAGATCCGCTCGATTTTACCCTGTGGAAGGAAAAGAAGGAGGGCGAACCCTATTGGGATAGCCCATGGTCCCAGGGTAGGCCGGGCTGGCACATCGAGTGCTCGACCATGATTCGGTCTCGCTTTGGGTCGACCATTGACATTCACGCTGGTGGAGAGGATTTGAAATTCCCCCACCACGAAAACGAAATCGCCCAATCAGAGGCATTAAACGACGCGCCACTGGCCCATTACTGGATGCATAACGGGATGATAAATATCGACGATGTCAAGATGAGTAAGTCCCTGGGCAATTTTTTCTACGCCCATGAATTTATAGAAAAAGAAGGGGCCGAGCTCCTCAGATTTTTCATTTTAAACGCCCAATACAGGAAGCCCCTAAACTATTCCAAGGAGGCCATCGATTCTGTAAGGGCCATGATAAGTCGTTTGAGAAACGCCAAGGACAGGCTAAAAGGCCTGATTGAAAAAGCAAGTGAAGGACCAGAAAACAAGGACCTAAGGGCTTCTGTTGATCAAATTAAAAATGATTTAAGAACCCACATGGACGACGATTTAAATACGCCAGACGCTGTGACTGACTGGCTCAGCTTGGCAAAATTAATAAACACAAGCTTGGATGAATCTTCATCTCTTGAAGATTTAAAATACCTAAAGTCAGCCTTTGACGATTTTGTTTTGATCTTTGGCGTTATCGAAGACGAAGAAACAACGATTGATGCGGACATAGACGCCCTCATCCAAGAACGAGAAGAGGCTAGGAAAAATAAGGACTACGCCAGGGCTGATGAGATCAGAGACCAGCTCAAGGCTGAGGGGATTGTCCTCAAGGATACCAAGGACGGTGTTAAGTGGCAGAGGCTTTAA
- a CDS encoding ribonuclease III domain-containing protein produces the protein MAEALKKEYALMDALNLAFLGDAVYELMVRRDLVEEDRHVADLHKEAVRYVSANAQCRDFKNIEELLTEEELDLVRRARNKSQHPPKHTKIQVYRIATGFEALVGALYLSGAEDRLEYLYEEIKRRR, from the coding sequence GTGGCAGAGGCTTTAAAGAAAGAATATGCCCTAATGGATGCTCTTAACTTGGCATTTTTGGGCGATGCTGTATACGAGCTCATGGTTAGGCGGGACCTGGTCGAAGAGGACCGGCACGTGGCCGACCTCCACAAGGAGGCCGTTCGCTATGTATCCGCCAACGCCCAGTGCAGAGACTTTAAAAACATCGAAGAGCTCTTGACCGAAGAGGAGCTGGACCTGGTTAGAAGGGCCAGAAACAAGAGCCAGCACCCGCCCAAGCACACCAAGATTCAGGTCTATAGGATTGCAACTGGCTTTGAAGCATTAGTTGGCGCCCTGTATTTGTCGGGGGCAGAGGACAGACTGGAATATCTTTATGAGGAGATAAAAAGGAGAAGATAG
- the mgtE gene encoding magnesium transporter, producing MSNLHNKTVELDRIEKRLKELVEAKDFKGVRVLLSVLNEVDVADLIDTLDDKTGAIIYRTLPKDMAGEVFYNLSYDQQEEIVRTVSDTELKSIIEDMYMDDKVDLLEEVDSDLVDRILKYSSPEDRKLINQFLQYPEDSAGSIMTIEYISLKKEMTVKEALHKIKTEGIKKETVYTLYITDQNRKLEGIVSLRELIVASPETHIKDLMNPDVIYLNTHDSEETVAETFRKYGFEALPVCDKENKIVGIITVDDILNLMQELADEDFQIMAAITPTDDKYLETGVVTHAKHRIIWLFVLMISASITQRIINGYEGLLASTAFLSGFIPMLMGAGGNSGSQSSTLVIRGLGTGEIETRDWLKIVFKELQVAIICGLALAVVNYFKIIYIDGAPANIALTVSLTLIGSVTAAKLLGGLLPLVAYKLKMDPAIMASPLITTIADATTLVVYFTLASNIIGF from the coding sequence ATGTCAAACTTACACAACAAAACTGTAGAGCTTGACAGGATAGAGAAGAGATTAAAGGAGCTTGTGGAGGCCAAGGATTTCAAAGGCGTCCGCGTTTTACTCTCGGTTTTAAACGAGGTTGACGTGGCAGATTTGATCGACACCTTGGACGACAAGACGGGGGCAATTATTTATAGGACCCTGCCCAAGGATATGGCTGGCGAGGTTTTTTATAATCTGTCCTACGACCAGCAGGAGGAAATTGTCCGCACTGTTTCAGATACTGAGCTCAAGAGCATTATCGAGGACATGTACATGGACGACAAGGTGGACCTCTTGGAAGAGGTTGACTCTGATCTGGTGGATAGGATTTTAAAGTATTCATCACCCGAAGACCGCAAGCTTATAAATCAATTCTTGCAATATCCTGAAGATTCTGCAGGATCGATTATGACAATAGAATATATTTCATTAAAGAAGGAAATGACGGTGAAGGAGGCCCTCCACAAAATCAAGACCGAGGGCATCAAGAAGGAAACAGTTTATACCCTATATATTACTGACCAAAATCGCAAGCTAGAGGGAATTGTTTCCTTGCGTGAGCTAATTGTCGCCTCACCAGAGACACATATCAAAGATCTGATGAATCCAGATGTGATTTATTTAAATACCCATGACAGCGAAGAGACGGTTGCTGAGACCTTTAGAAAATATGGCTTTGAGGCCCTGCCAGTTTGCGATAAAGAAAACAAGATCGTCGGCATTATCACTGTTGATGACATCCTTAATTTGATGCAAGAATTGGCTGATGAAGACTTCCAAATCATGGCTGCTATTACGCCAACTGACGATAAGTATTTGGAAACGGGGGTCGTAACTCACGCTAAGCACAGGATTATTTGGCTCTTTGTCCTCATGATTTCGGCTTCTATTACCCAGAGGATTATCAACGGCTACGAAGGGCTTTTGGCCTCGACTGCATTTTTATCCGGCTTTATACCCATGCTAATGGGCGCCGGCGGTAACTCGGGTTCACAATCGTCGACCCTTGTTATTCGTGGCCTGGGAACTGGGGAGATCGAAACCAGGGACTGGCTAAAAATCGTCTTTAAGGAACTCCAGGTGGCCATAATCTGTGGCCTGGCCCTAGCTGTGGTAAATTATTTCAAGATTATCTACATCGACGGGGCCCCGGCAAATATTGCCCTCACAGTTTCTCTGACACTTATTGGATCAGTGACTGCGGCCAAGCTCTTGGGCGGCCTTTTGCCGCTTGTAGCCTACAAGCTCAAGATGGATCCGGCTATTATGGCATCGCCCCTTATTACGACAATCGCAGACGCGACGACCCTTGTAGTTTACTTTACCCTAGCATCTAACATTATAGGATTTTAG